CACGCAGTCCCTGGTGTGCTCACGGCTGACGGAGACCGGCCGGGTCACCCTCTCCGGCCGCACGCTCGTGATCACCGGGCCGGGCGGGGAGCGGGAGGAGCGGCAGGTGGGGGCGGACGAGGTCCTCGCCGCCTACCGGGAGCACTTCGGCATCGTGCTGGCACGGGAGCCCGTGGTGGCCGACCGGCCCCGCTGAGGCCACCGACCTGCCCGGCTGATCGGCCCGGCTGATCGGCCGACTCCGCTCGTCAGCCGGCCCTGCTCGTCGGCCGGCCCTGCTGATCGGCCGGCCCCGCTCCTCGGCCGGCCCAGCTCCTCAGCCGGCCCTGGTAACGGGGACGGGGTGCCGTGGTGTGGCCCGCGGCTACTCGGCCTCGCGCCAGCCCTCGTACTCCGCCGCGAGTTCGTCCAGCAGGGCCGGGTCATGGGCGCCGGCCGGGTCCTCGACGACCACCAGCCACTGAGCGTCCTCGGCGTCGTCCTCGCCGGCCAGGGCGTCCCGCACGAGCTGGGGTTCCTCGGCGACGCCGAAGCGGTCGGTCAGGGCCTCGGCCACCTCCTCGGCGGCGTCACGGTCGGGCAGAACCAGAACGTGCCGTACGTGGTGGCTGGTGCGGAGGGAGTCGTCGTCGTTCACCGGGCCATTGTCCGGCAGGGCGGCCGTGGCACGGGCGTGCGGGGGCCGCGGAGGCGGTGTGCCCGAGATGCGGCCCCGGGCACGCGGCCGCGGGCCGGAGGGCGACGTGCTGCGCAGGGCCGGCGCTGTCAGTGGGGCGTGGGATGCTGGACCGCGATGGCCAGGAAGACAGCTCACGACGACCCGCTCGCCCCCGTCACGCTCGCGGTGGGCCAGGAAGACCTGCTGCTGGACCGCGCGGTCCAGCAGGTGGTGGCGGCTGCCCGCGCGGCCGACGCGGACACCGATGTACGCGACCTCACCCCCGATCAGCTGCAGCCCGGCACCCTCGCCGAGCTGACCAGCCCCTCGCTCTTCGCCGAACGCAAGGTCGTCGTGGTGCGGGCCGCCCAGGACCTGTCCGCGGACACCATCAAGGACGTGAAGGGGTACCTCGGCTCGCCCGCCGAGGAGATCACGCTCGTCCTGCTGCACGCCGGCGGCGCCAAGGGGAAGGGCCTGCTGGACGCGGCCCGTAAGGCCGGGGCGCGTGAGGTTGCCTGCCCGAAGATGACCAAGCCGGCGGACCGGCTGGCGTTCGTCCGGGGCGAGTTCAGGGCGACCGGGCGGTCCGCGACACCCGAGGCGTGCCAGTCGCTGGTCGACGCGATCGGCAGCGATCTGCGCGAGCTGGCGTCGGCCTGTTCGCAGCTGGCCGCCGATGTCGAGGGCGCGATCGACGAGGCTGTCGTCGCCCGCTACTACACCGGCCGGGCGGAGGCGTCGAGCTTCACCGTCGCTGACCGGGCCGTCGAGGGCCGGGCCGCCGAGGCGCTGGAGGCGCTGCGGTGGTCCCTCGCCACAGGGGTCGCCCCCGTCATGATCACCAGTGCGCTGGCCCAGGGGGTGCGGGCCATCGGCAAGCTGGCCTCCGCCCCGCGCGGCGCCCGCCCCGGTGACCTCGCCCGCGAGCTGGGCATGCCGCCCTGGAAGATCGACCGGGTGCGGCAGCAGATGCGCGGCTGGTCGGCGGACGGTGTGGCGACGGCGCTGCGCGCGGTGGCGGCAGCCGACGCGGGCGTCAAGGGCGGCGGCGACGATCCGGCCTACGCCCTGGAGAAGGCCGTGGTCGCCATCGCCCGGGCGGCGCGGTCGCGCTGAGGCAGTAACAGCACCAGGCCACCCCCGCCTGCCCGCCCGCCTCCACCGCGCGCCCGACCACCGCCACGACGTGGTCGGCCGCTACCGCACGCCCGACCGCCACCGCCCGACGGGGGCGGCCGGCAGTCGTCCGGCGGCCCTTACCGCGAGCCCGAACTCCGCAGTCGCTTGAGGGTTTCCGTCGCGCTGGTCTTCAGCATGGTCGCGACCTCCGAGGAAGTCGGCTGCTTGCTGGTGCTGCTGCTCGATGCGTAGCTGGACCACGTCGACTGGTAGGTCATCCAGCCGTCCCGGACGCCGAGGATCACATACGAGCCGCTACTGCTGCTGCCCTCGTCGTTCCTGGTCACGAGGTACGCCTCGTCGCCGAGGCCGGGGACGGACTCGACCTTGTAGCCGACCGAGGTGTCCTGCTTCTCGTACGAGCGGTAGTTGTCGGCGAACTCCGGTGCCGGGTCGGTCTTCTTGTGCAGCGTGGCGGCGCTGTAGAGCCAGTTCGAGGAGTAGTCGGCGCTGCTGGCGTTGTCCTGCTGCAGTGAGACGTTGCACCACATGGTGTCGAGCGAGGTCTGCTGGGTGCCGCTGTGCTGGGGGTTGG
The sequence above is a segment of the Streptomyces lydicus genome. Coding sequences within it:
- the holA gene encoding DNA polymerase III subunit delta — translated: MARKTAHDDPLAPVTLAVGQEDLLLDRAVQQVVAAARAADADTDVRDLTPDQLQPGTLAELTSPSLFAERKVVVVRAAQDLSADTIKDVKGYLGSPAEEITLVLLHAGGAKGKGLLDAARKAGAREVACPKMTKPADRLAFVRGEFRATGRSATPEACQSLVDAIGSDLRELASACSQLAADVEGAIDEAVVARYYTGRAEASSFTVADRAVEGRAAEALEALRWSLATGVAPVMITSALAQGVRAIGKLASAPRGARPGDLARELGMPPWKIDRVRQQMRGWSADGVATALRAVAAADAGVKGGGDDPAYALEKAVVAIARAARSR